In Paralcaligenes sp. KSB-10, the following are encoded in one genomic region:
- a CDS encoding urease subunit beta: protein MIPGEILAEPGQIELNAGRKTCVVDVVNTGDRPVQIGSHYHFAEANAALKFDRRAARGFRLNIAAGTAVRFEPGQKRTVELVAVAGERKIYGFNGDVMGAL from the coding sequence ATGATTCCAGGTGAAATCCTTGCCGAACCCGGCCAAATAGAACTTAACGCCGGCCGCAAAACGTGTGTGGTCGATGTGGTCAATACGGGCGATCGCCCGGTACAGATAGGCTCGCACTATCATTTTGCCGAAGCCAATGCCGCGCTGAAATTCGACCGCAGGGCCGCGCGCGGTTTTCGCCTGAATATTGCCGCGGGCACGGCGGTGCGCTTCGAACCGGGACAGAAACGCACGGTGGAACTGGTTGCCGTCGCCGGCGAACGCAAAATCTACGGGTTCAATGGCGACGTCATGGGAGCGCTCTGA
- the ureE gene encoding urease accessory protein UreE gives MRLIKKYLRGVTVAKALTRHAPTVILPFEARRRSRQKITLDTGEEVGLLLERGTVLRNGDMLVADDGKFILVQAAQETVLRVTAKTPTQLTRAAYHLGNRHILVEIGPGYLQLEHDPVLVDMLRHLGDISVETIEHVFEPDAGAYGGGHKHGHDETFEEDYALAQAAYTAREATNDHGHSHSHSHHHHKHE, from the coding sequence ATGCGACTCATCAAAAAATACCTGCGCGGAGTCACGGTCGCCAAGGCCCTGACCCGCCATGCCCCCACAGTGATCCTACCCTTCGAGGCACGACGCCGCAGCCGCCAGAAAATCACCCTCGATACGGGAGAAGAAGTCGGACTCCTGCTCGAACGCGGCACAGTCTTGCGCAATGGCGATATGCTCGTTGCCGACGATGGAAAATTCATTCTGGTGCAAGCCGCTCAAGAAACCGTCTTGCGAGTTACGGCCAAAACACCAACCCAACTCACACGCGCCGCCTACCATCTGGGCAATCGCCACATCCTGGTCGAAATCGGGCCGGGTTATTTGCAGCTTGAACACGATCCAGTCCTGGTAGATATGCTGCGGCACCTGGGCGATATAAGCGTCGAAACCATCGAACACGTGTTCGAGCCGGATGCCGGTGCCTACGGCGGCGGCCACAAGCACGGGCATGACGAAACCTTCGAAGAAGATTACGCACTGGCGCAAGCCGCCTACACGGCTCGCGAAGCTACGAACGATCACGGGCACTCGCACAGCCATTCGCATCATCACCACAAGCACGAATAG
- the ureG gene encoding urease accessory protein UreG — protein sequence MSKPLISSAARTKTLPPLRVGVGGPVGSGKTTLLEALCKGMSRKYDLIAITNDIYTKEDQRLLTISGALPAERIMGVETGGCPHTAIREDASINLEAIDRMLAKFPNADIVFVESGGDNLAATFSPELSDLTLYVIDVAGGEKIPRKGGPGITKSDLLIINKIDLAPYVGASLKVMEEDAGRMRGDRPFVMCDLKHHIGLADIISFIEREGLLSTSASAA from the coding sequence ATGTCCAAGCCCCTCATTTCTTCCGCGGCACGGACCAAAACACTTCCTCCGCTGCGGGTCGGCGTTGGCGGTCCGGTTGGTTCAGGCAAAACCACTTTGCTGGAAGCCTTGTGCAAAGGCATGTCCCGCAAATACGATCTTATCGCCATCACCAACGATATCTACACCAAGGAAGATCAACGCCTCCTGACCATTTCGGGCGCCTTGCCCGCGGAACGCATCATGGGGGTTGAAACGGGCGGCTGCCCCCACACCGCCATTCGTGAAGATGCGTCGATCAATCTTGAGGCCATAGACCGCATGCTTGCCAAGTTTCCCAACGCCGACATCGTTTTCGTGGAGTCGGGCGGCGATAATCTCGCAGCAACTTTCAGTCCCGAACTTTCCGACCTGACCCTTTACGTGATCGACGTCGCCGGCGGCGAGAAAATCCCCCGCAAAGGTGGCCCCGGCATTACCAAATCCGACTTGCTCATCATCAATAAAATCGACCTGGCGCCCTATGTCGGCGCTTCTCTCAAGGTCATGGAGGAAGACGCCGGACGCATGCGCGGCGACCGCCCCTTTGTCATGTGCGATCTGAAACACCATATCGGCCTTGCAGACATCATTTCCTTCATCGAGCGCGAAGGGCTGCTGTCAACCTCGGCCTCAGCCGCCTGA
- a CDS encoding metallophosphoesterase, with product MSLVQRLPENALDIVGDIHGELTALLTLLVHLGYNAQGEHPDQRKLVFVGDLCDRGPDSYGVIQFVQHLVEQGNAHAILGNHEMNLLVDDIKDGSGWFFDERHERDQKNYAPFRRTPPEQRQALKKFLGGLPVALVRKDIRVVHAAWSNPAIEAVSSLPLGSVTEQFKIWDYLAQSTAQASGLYQRYLAEKQQWIKELEDEHSPPPFLHAIAEYEAAQQMVNPLKVLTSGVERMASSPFFAGNRWRFSDRVNWWDDYDELTPVVIGHYWRLFRSHQEENSPRYSQLFKSIPPAAWHGKHRNVFCVDFSVGARWRDRRANRSIDTSRFKLAALQWPENRLVFDSGEIVDTVKAD from the coding sequence ATGTCTCTGGTACAGCGCCTGCCCGAAAATGCCCTGGATATTGTCGGCGATATCCACGGCGAACTCACCGCCCTGCTGACCCTGCTGGTGCATCTGGGCTACAACGCCCAGGGAGAGCACCCGGACCAGCGCAAACTGGTGTTTGTCGGCGATCTGTGCGATCGCGGTCCCGACAGTTACGGCGTCATCCAGTTCGTACAGCACCTGGTCGAACAGGGCAACGCCCACGCCATCCTGGGCAATCACGAAATGAATCTGCTGGTCGACGATATCAAAGACGGGTCGGGCTGGTTCTTCGACGAACGCCACGAACGCGACCAGAAAAATTACGCGCCTTTCCGACGCACTCCTCCAGAACAACGCCAGGCGCTGAAAAAATTTCTAGGTGGCCTGCCGGTCGCCCTGGTCCGCAAAGACATCAGAGTGGTGCATGCCGCCTGGAGCAACCCGGCCATCGAGGCCGTCAGCTCCCTGCCCCTGGGCAGCGTGACGGAACAATTCAAGATCTGGGACTATCTCGCGCAAAGCACAGCACAAGCTTCCGGTTTGTATCAGCGCTACCTCGCTGAAAAACAGCAATGGATCAAAGAACTCGAAGACGAACACTCGCCGCCGCCCTTTTTGCACGCAATCGCCGAATACGAAGCCGCCCAGCAGATGGTCAATCCGCTCAAGGTGCTGACTTCAGGCGTGGAACGCATGGCAAGCAGCCCTTTCTTTGCCGGCAACCGGTGGCGCTTTTCAGACCGGGTCAACTGGTGGGACGACTACGACGAACTTACGCCGGTCGTGATCGGTCATTACTGGCGGCTGTTTCGAAGCCACCAGGAAGAAAACAGCCCTCGCTATAGCCAGCTTTTCAAAAGTATTCCGCCCGCTGCCTGGCACGGTAAACACCGCAATGTATTTTGCGTGGACTTTTCGGTGGGCGCCCGATGGCGCGACCGCCGGGCCAATCGGTCCATCGATACCTCGCGCTTCAAGCTGGCCGCCCTTCAATGGCCCGAAAACCGCCTGGTATTCGATTCAGGCGAAATCGTCGATACAGTAAAGGCCGATTAG
- a CDS encoding HupE/UreJ family protein, whose protein sequence is MSTHTTLRSVGIFSARALGLALVTGVASAHPGHEVSSNMFLSGLIHPLTGFDHLFAMLAVGLWSALAHKNLRQAAWTPVSFLCLLLAGAFMGIAGLRLPAVEPIITASVLVLGLLVASRLSLPTWAGAALVGFFAIFHGMAHGSELPESGSALAFVAGFMLTTFSLHVAGLAAGFSLKQHNVWLTRLAGGAIALYGVSLASALA, encoded by the coding sequence ATGTCAACTCATACTACCTTGCGCTCCGTCGGCATTTTTTCCGCCCGCGCCCTTGGCCTGGCTCTTGTGACAGGGGTCGCTTCAGCGCATCCCGGACACGAAGTGTCCAGCAATATGTTTCTGTCCGGCCTGATACATCCCCTGACCGGTTTCGATCACCTGTTCGCCATGCTGGCCGTCGGACTATGGAGCGCGCTCGCGCACAAAAACCTGCGGCAGGCCGCCTGGACACCCGTCAGCTTTCTCTGCCTGCTGCTGGCTGGGGCTTTCATGGGAATTGCCGGCCTGCGTCTGCCGGCCGTCGAACCCATCATCACGGCCTCGGTGCTGGTCCTGGGCCTGCTCGTGGCCAGCCGTCTATCTCTGCCAACCTGGGCCGGCGCGGCGCTGGTGGGGTTTTTCGCCATTTTCCACGGTATGGCGCACGGCTCCGAGCTGCCCGAAAGCGGTAGCGCGCTGGCCTTTGTGGCAGGGTTCATGCTGACGACTTTCTCGCTGCACGTGGCGGGCCTGGCGGCGGGTTTCAGCCTGAAACAGCACAATGTATGGTTGACGCGCCTGGCGGGCGGCGCCATTGCCTTGTATGGGGTGTCGCTGGCATCGGCACTGGCCTGA
- the ureC gene encoding urease subunit alpha, translating into MVTISRSAYAEIFGPTTVNGKGDRVRLADTQLLAEVEKDYTIFGEEVKFGGGKVIRDGMGQSQRMSADCVDTVITNALIIDAVSGIIKADIGIKNGHISGIGKAGNPDIQPGVTIVVGPGTEAIAGEGMIVTAGAIDSHIHFICPQQIEEALATGTTTLIGGGTGPATGTLATTCTPGPWHIHSMLSALDAFPVNIGLLGKGNASLPGPLFEQVSAGAIGLKLHEDWGSTPAAIDCCLSVAERTDIQVAIHSDTLNESGFVEATFKAFKGRTIHSFHTEGAGGGHAPDIIRAAGLPNVLPASTNPTMPFTANTIDEHLDMLMVCHHLNPSIAEDLAFAESRIRRETIAAEDVLHDLGAFSIMSSDSQAMGRVGEVVLRTWQSADKMKIQRGALQGDSARSDNQRIKRYIAKYTINPAIAHGISHKVGSIEVGKLADIVLWRPAFFGVKANLVLKGGMIASATVGDPGASISTPQPVHSRPMFGSFGKGLKTSLTFLSQAGMENPAVHALGLVKTLEAVHGCRTVSKKDMVHNDWLPHITVDPQTYQVMADGQLLSCEPAKILPMAQRYFLF; encoded by the coding sequence ATGGTAACCATATCGCGCAGCGCTTATGCCGAAATATTCGGCCCCACCACCGTCAACGGCAAGGGCGACCGCGTACGCCTGGCCGATACCCAGTTGCTCGCCGAAGTCGAAAAAGACTACACCATTTTCGGCGAGGAGGTTAAATTCGGCGGCGGCAAGGTCATCCGCGACGGCATGGGGCAAAGCCAGCGCATGAGCGCCGACTGCGTCGATACCGTGATCACCAACGCGCTGATCATCGATGCGGTAAGCGGCATCATCAAGGCCGATATCGGCATCAAGAACGGCCACATATCAGGTATAGGCAAGGCCGGCAATCCCGATATCCAGCCGGGAGTCACCATTGTGGTCGGCCCGGGCACCGAGGCCATCGCCGGCGAAGGCATGATAGTGACGGCGGGCGCCATCGATAGCCATATCCATTTCATTTGCCCGCAGCAGATCGAAGAAGCCCTGGCGACCGGGACCACCACCCTGATCGGGGGCGGCACGGGTCCCGCTACCGGCACGCTGGCCACGACATGCACGCCCGGCCCCTGGCATATTCATTCCATGCTGTCGGCGCTGGATGCCTTTCCGGTCAATATCGGCTTGCTGGGGAAAGGCAATGCCAGCCTGCCGGGTCCTTTGTTCGAGCAGGTCAGCGCTGGCGCAATCGGCCTCAAACTGCACGAAGACTGGGGCAGCACGCCTGCTGCCATCGACTGCTGCCTGTCGGTTGCCGAGCGGACCGATATCCAGGTCGCCATACATAGCGACACGCTGAACGAATCCGGCTTCGTCGAAGCCACCTTCAAAGCGTTCAAGGGCCGTACCATTCACTCATTCCATACCGAAGGTGCGGGTGGCGGCCATGCTCCCGATATCATCCGCGCGGCGGGATTGCCCAATGTCCTGCCGGCTTCCACCAATCCGACCATGCCGTTCACGGCCAATACCATCGACGAGCATCTGGACATGCTGATGGTCTGCCATCACCTGAACCCCTCTATCGCCGAAGACCTGGCCTTTGCCGAAAGCCGCATTCGCCGCGAAACCATCGCCGCCGAAGACGTGCTGCACGATTTGGGCGCCTTTTCCATCATGAGCTCCGACTCGCAGGCCATGGGACGCGTGGGCGAAGTGGTTTTGCGTACCTGGCAAAGCGCCGACAAAATGAAAATCCAGCGTGGCGCACTGCAGGGCGACAGCGCTCGCTCCGACAACCAGCGCATCAAGCGCTACATTGCCAAATACACCATTAATCCGGCCATCGCCCACGGCATTTCGCACAAGGTCGGATCCATCGAGGTGGGCAAGCTGGCCGATATCGTGCTCTGGCGCCCGGCCTTTTTTGGCGTGAAAGCCAATCTGGTGCTGAAAGGCGGCATGATCGCTTCAGCCACCGTGGGCGATCCGGGTGCCTCCATTTCCACCCCGCAGCCGGTACACTCGCGCCCCATGTTCGGTTCATTCGGCAAGGGCTTGAAAACTTCCCTGACCTTCCTCTCACAAGCCGGCATGGAAAATCCCGCCGTCCACGCCCTGGGGTTGGTCAAAACCCTGGAAGCCGTGCACGGCTGCCGCACCGTCTCCAAGAAAGACATGGTGCACAACGACTGGCTGCCCCATATTACGGTCGACCCGCAAACGTACCAGGTCATGGCCGACGGCCAGTTGCTCAGTTGCGAGCCCGCCAAAATACTGCCCATGGCGCAGCGCTATTTTTTATTCTAA
- a CDS encoding urease accessory protein UreF yields MNTSQLAALLQLSSPALPIGGFSYSQGFEAAVDQQLVSDESSASRWIEDQLTVVMAQCDAPVWMLLFDAWSTRDFVQASYWNDWFHASRETNEMRRETEQMGWSLAKLASDLNWGEKAALSHLLQHDPITLLAAHAFSAHALTLNRQDGLTACLFSWLENQVMAAIKTIPLGQAAGQRILNQLRQLIPDVIQQAEIRAADSPPHICSMGPQLAILSSRHETQYSRLFRS; encoded by the coding sequence ATGAATACGAGCCAACTGGCCGCGCTGCTGCAACTGTCTTCTCCTGCACTTCCCATTGGCGGGTTCAGCTATTCGCAGGGTTTTGAAGCCGCGGTCGACCAGCAGCTCGTCAGCGACGAATCCAGCGCCAGCCGCTGGATCGAAGACCAGCTCACGGTGGTCATGGCTCAGTGCGACGCCCCCGTCTGGATGCTTTTATTCGATGCCTGGTCTACCCGGGACTTCGTTCAGGCCAGCTATTGGAACGACTGGTTCCACGCTTCACGCGAAACAAATGAAATGCGCAGGGAAACCGAACAAATGGGCTGGTCGCTGGCCAAGCTGGCTTCTGATCTGAACTGGGGTGAAAAGGCCGCCCTGTCGCATCTGCTCCAACATGACCCCATCACCTTGCTCGCCGCCCATGCCTTTTCCGCCCACGCGCTGACTTTGAACCGGCAGGACGGCCTGACGGCCTGCCTGTTTTCCTGGCTTGAAAACCAGGTCATGGCCGCCATCAAAACCATTCCCCTGGGGCAGGCGGCAGGCCAGCGCATTCTGAATCAATTGCGCCAGCTTATTCCCGACGTTATCCAGCAGGCGGAAATTCGCGCCGCCGATAGCCCTCCGCATATATGTTCCATGGGTCCCCAACTGGCAATTCTGTCATCCCGCCACGAGACTCAATACTCCCGCTTGTTTCGTTCGTAA